GCCAGTTGAAGCGTTTGGGTTGGCGGTCCGCCCCGTCGCTCGGTGTAGGGTTACACTCATCCCTCCCCCGGCCCAGCGGGTCAATAAACCATATGACTAGCAAATGCAGCTTTCGTATATGTTTGCACCTGTACAATCATTCAGATTGTAATAAGCAAGCACGATGGTGCATGCTTTCTCAATGCAGGCTGcgttaataatattattttagcaGTCTAATATAGCCATTATGTCACCTTAAGTATAAGATTCTTGTTTTGCTGCGGTCCAGGTACATCAgctttgatgcttttttttttctatgattcCACATTAAATGttcacatttttatcaattaTGGACCAGCTGTTTGAACAATGCCTGTgaataaacattgaaatatatGTGCAGTGTTCAGTTCTGGGcatgcagaataaaaaaataaataaaatttaaaaaagatactCTTCAACGTTGCCTCCATATGATAGTATTACAATAGCTAAGATGGTCTGCACTGGTTTCAGAATGGTTTTGGGCAGTTTTCACACAGGTCTGGTGGGGGAAACCAGCTAAACCATAAGACCATTTTGACCAGGCTTGGGCAGGTTTAAGATGGTTTTTCAGAAGGAAGTGCTGTTCCAGTATGTTCTGCCTTAATTGCACTTTTCGTTTTGTCATGTACATAAGTGCATCAAGTTCTAAATGTGCACTTtgcaagttttgttttatttttatttatttatttagtgattacatcacatttacatgaattacatatacatttttgttccttttcgatgtatttttaaaacatctcccatgagaaaataataataaaacaacaatgagATTAATTGGGTTGCTTTTCATTTGAGAAATGTGTATGTAGTAAAGATCTCCTATATAATTAAAAACCAAGTTATTACTCCATAATGGAGTACTcagtgtatttaattaatttctccTTAGCTTTAAAACAGTGACCTCTCAGCAATGCAGTTTTCCTCTAGGCTGCCGACACAAAGGCCATCCCAGTCCTGCTTATCTGTCTATAATCCTCTTTTTTTGGGGTTCTGAAGGGTACTTATTATATGTATGTGACCTCATATTAGCCCCAACCCCCTAAACACACAACAAAGAGTGCTGCCATGACTATATGAGCAGGTGGAAGGGGTATGAATTGGTTGTCTTGTTATAATGATGTAGTGAGGTGAAGAACAGCTTGTAGACCTTCACTTCACAGCTGTCTCTCTTGTTGTCGCAAGCAAAACAACGGAAAAGGGGACCCTCATGAGTCATATTCCTGAAGGAGGTTGGGGTGTATCTGTGCAAGGATCAGTTTTCATAGGCATCAGCTTTGTGTGAAGAGGACAGGCAGTATctgtgacagcagagacactttAGATTGCTTTGTTTTGGCTGGTCTGTTCTCAGGAATATCTGTCTGTATTTTATGACCTGTAATTAATGGCTAATCGCAACAGAACATGACAGAACCAGGAAATGTTCTGTACTTAAAGGCTGGTCAGTGTGTCTCTACGTTTTCTTTAACAGCACAGTTATCTTCTTGATTATCCTCTAGGGCCTGTTTTTGCACAATCAACAAGAGCTATGGCTGAACTTCATCAGGTGTTCCTCGGCTGAGAAGGAGTAACTAATGCACTTCAGCACCTTTACCAAGATCTCAGTGAGCGGCTCCCGCAGCTGATGACCAAAGAGCCCGGCCCTCGCCCACTTCCAGCAGGACTTTCCAGCCTCACGCCTCTGCCCCGGACAACACCATGTTCCAGAGGTTCACCAGCGTCTTGTTTGGAGACAGTGGATGTCCTGTGGATCCAGACTTCAATGAGAAGGAGGAGGACGATGAGTGGATTCTGGTCGATTATCTAGGTGAGAGATCTTTCTTGCATTTCCTGTTTTTGGTTAGTGAACTGAAATATGGATCTTGTGTAAGAGCTTCTCCCTAAATGCAGAAATGAACAGGCAGTTCGAACCAAGAGAATGAGCGTGATGTAGTTTCAGCATTTCAAgtcaacataaaattaatatgtaacctttatttattgtatgtttgtaaCTTTATCGTTTCATATTATTCCATTTCCAGTGTCTTTagaatctttaatcaaaatgtacttgCTCTTCCTCTAAATcaactttctttttctgctgatgtCACTTAGGCCATACCATCCATGAAATAATGTTGAAGTCGGCGTGAAACTGATCAGATCAATTTCCAGTTTGTACACATAAACGTTTTTCACATAGAATATCCCGTTTTACTCTCAAATATCACATGATGGAGGCAATTTGCATAGACTTTAAATGCATTCAACAGAATTCTGCTTATTTTCCTCCGAAATCAGAGCAGATTGGGTATGCAAACGTCCTCTTTATTCATGAGTCGACCCTAGATCACCTCAGCTGGTTCTGATGGCATGGTCTGCAGGACAGTATTACAGATTCTGTGACCCCTGGCTCAGACGTAATGCCCTCATTAACATGATACCTCTCATAAACTGCCTGCCCAAATACAGGCCTTCccatattgtgtatgtgtgtgaatatttCAGGTGCAAGGCAATCTGGATGGTCCAGTTCCCTTTTTTTTAGAACAAGGGGAGACAGACATGCTTATGGGCAACAACGCTTTTAGCCTGTCAGACAAAAGTGTCTATGGTAGGGTCTGCGATTAAAAATAAGACCGATTAAGTTACCGTTTAAGCACGTAAAGCGAGTAGGCCTTGAACAAGGGATGATTACAAACATCAGTCATTGCCTGAAGGCTGAGGTAGACAGGATGGGAATggagatttaaaaacatttcttttgtttCATATCCATATAGCTTGATGGATGGAAGTGAGTATTTTTCCATTATGGTCAGAGGATTAAAGGTTAACTGGCTTCCCAGGGACATTGAAGAGTGCCGTAAGAGGGTTAAATGCCTTCTTAACCAGCTGAGTTGAGAATATGTTTGATGTCATCTGGCAGGATGCTGCAGGGCTACAGATAAACAAGGTGTGGCTCTGTGAAAGAGAAGTTCTATGTGTGTTATAACATCATGTTATGGGTGTGGGACTCTGTAATCACAAGTTGGTCTTGTGTTacatttagtgtaaatataaGGTGTTATCACTGTGTAATTTCAAATTTGTCACATGAACTTCACGTGAAGGCTGTCAAGTTTCTGCAGTGTTTAGGAGTGGTGAAAGATTGTTCGATTACACTGCCCTCTAGAGGCCACTAATGAAGGCTCTGCCCAAAAGCCAGCTGTTTACACCATTTTTGGTTACCTGCCAGGAAGAGTACAAATAGAAGTGCAGTGAAGCCAAAATATTTACTTATCTCGGTTTCTGTCTAAACATATGAGTTGTTTTCGACAGAACTGGTGATACTTTAATTATACAGATTCAGATAATTCTTAACGTTTCCATAGTGTTCAGATGTTTTCGGTATTAACCAGTGATGAAGTATGGTTTAGTTAGTTTGTATGTTGTTCTGCTCTCTGCATATGACTGTAATATAGTACTTCTACAATGTCAGTGGGATTTCCCCCTCATTGTATTGTCTGCCAGACTCAGATTGCTTCAAAAAGTTTGAAGTCaccatgaaataaatattatatatatatatatatatatatatatatatatatatatatatatatatatattttatggagTGTTGCAGTATTGTGCAGCCACCACTGTTTTTTCTTGTTCAAGAAGCCGCTTCATTTGGATAGACAAAATCTTtcacaatttccatttcatgctgaaTTTTGGGTTTCATGAATAGTGGTGAACGGTGCAAAACAAGTTACACACTGACATTAAACGTATTAGACACAAGTTTGTTCAAATCCTGTGAACTTATTATTATAGGAAAACTGCCATTTTACTGTATTAACATCCTCTCTGCTCTCTGCTCCTGTAGCGAAGGCCTGCTCCGGTGCATGTGGAGATGATCTGGTGGAGGTGTGCTCTGACGATGTCGCTCCCCTGGACTCTCCCGTGCGCTGCTCCTCCTGCTCCTCTCTGGATTCGGCAGCAGACACTGATGCAGAGGACAGCAACTTCTTGCGTCTAGACGCGACATGTGGGCTAGAAGAAAGCTGGTTCATCACTCCTCCGCCGTGTTTCATGGCTGGAGGCAGAGCTCCGGTCCTGCTGGAGACCAGTCCTCTGGAGAACCTACTGATTGAGCATCCCAGCATGTCTGTGTACGCCGTTCACAGCCCTCGTCAACGACCTGCCAAGGACGGCACCCGTGAGCCATCGATTTTAAGGTAAAGGGCAGATTGAGGGTTTTGTATGCAAGGGGTAAAGTACATCCATCTGATTGCTATCGCAGAATAACCccaacagggtgatcaggacttgtatcaccctgaagggGGTTATTCTGCGATAATAACCGGCcggatgtacattatcctgcttattacatggtagggctgcacgattatgacaaaaatcataattgttgattattcccttgaaattgtaattgtgattattagttacgattatcacaatttacattgaatgatgtttataccattgtttgatgcaactgcatgccgtatttttatatgaaacactaactgaaaaacctttagtgcttttctatagtattaagcctcaaatgtcaaatatacatcggattggtttcttctttaaattataaaaaaaataaaaaatatgaatagtattataatgttatacaaaaacaaaaaaaaatggaaaaacacttaagataacatgtagaaagaaagaaatatatcttaagcgtgcagaataacataagtggtctttgaacgattaattgccgatttgaacgattacg
The Cyprinus carpio isolate SPL01 chromosome A16, ASM1834038v1, whole genome shotgun sequence genome window above contains:
- the LOC109105049 gene encoding tumor protein p53-inducible nuclear protein 1-like; translation: MFQRFTSVLFGDSGCPVDPDFNEKEEDDEWILVDYLAKACSGACGDDLVEVCSDDVAPLDSPVRCSSCSSLDSAADTDAEDSNFLRLDATCGLEESWFITPPPCFMAGGRAPVLLETSPLENLLIEHPSMSVYAVHSPRQRPAKDGTREPSILRSDVQRRPSHPSGCYTAALVAAHAGFLEQTKNNRLAQRIRDNVERQQLSRNALRRLNLLRDGGARQAKATGGYVHQPGQRQYNY